A stretch of Verrucomicrobiota bacterium DNA encodes these proteins:
- the lepB gene encoding signal peptidase I has protein sequence MHAEKPTSESPPWWMRIVIGRRPKRTLVRLIIVIVGSVVIFGFVLVPARIEGISMEPTYRDGRINFINRLAYVWSKPKRGDVVAIKTTGMHIVYLKRIIGLPGETYSIERGMVMINSRPLDEPYVVKREPWEEPPRHLADDEYLAIGDNRATDQFTHAHGVVKAHRIAGKILW, from the coding sequence ATGCACGCGGAGAAACCAACCTCGGAATCGCCACCCTGGTGGATGCGGATCGTCATTGGCCGGCGCCCGAAACGCACGCTGGTTCGTCTGATCATCGTGATCGTGGGTTCGGTGGTCATCTTCGGGTTTGTGCTCGTGCCGGCACGCATCGAGGGCATCAGCATGGAGCCGACTTATCGCGACGGCAGAATCAACTTCATCAACCGGCTGGCCTACGTCTGGAGCAAACCCAAACGCGGCGATGTTGTCGCCATCAAGACCACCGGCATGCACATCGTGTACTTGAAACGCATCATCGGTTTGCCCGGCGAAACTTATTCCATCGAGCGGGGTATGGTAATGATAAACAGCCGGCCGCTGGACGAACCGTATGTCGTGAAAAGAGAACCGTGGGAAGAGCCGCCCCGCCATCTGGCCGACGACGAATACCTGGCCATCGGCGACAATCGCGCCACCGACCAGTTCACTCATGCCCACGGGGTCGTCAAGGCACACAGAATTGCGGGAAAGATATTGTGGTAA
- a CDS encoding polymer-forming cytoskeletal protein → MPAKKQDKVRVACPQCGNLQLEPASAYSTICKKCHAHFLVQEVRAPVTKAKPAAKTRLPVIEQKQVICFQCGTTLEAPATAESTMCKRCSAHVDLRDYTIAHAESKNFRTHGRFVIEEKGYLFNTEAMVGTAIIKGKFLGKLNAVNSLTIYSTANIKGSFTTGRLIIPEGNYFRWPEIKCGGAEIGGELVGKLMAEGTVLLKSTARFFGDIAARGLVVESGAVVVGAMKIGGVM, encoded by the coding sequence ATGCCGGCGAAGAAACAGGACAAGGTCCGCGTGGCCTGCCCCCAGTGCGGTAACCTGCAACTGGAGCCCGCCAGCGCCTATTCCACCATCTGCAAAAAGTGCCACGCGCATTTCCTGGTCCAGGAAGTCCGCGCACCGGTGACCAAAGCCAAACCGGCCGCCAAGACACGCCTGCCCGTCATCGAACAAAAGCAGGTCATCTGTTTCCAATGCGGCACCACGCTGGAAGCGCCGGCCACCGCCGAATCCACCATGTGCAAGCGTTGCAGTGCGCACGTCGATTTGCGCGACTACACCATCGCCCACGCCGAGTCCAAGAATTTCCGCACGCACGGCCGGTTCGTCATCGAGGAGAAAGGCTATCTCTTCAACACCGAGGCGATGGTCGGCACCGCCATCATCAAGGGCAAATTCCTCGGCAAGCTCAATGCCGTCAATTCGCTGACCATTTATTCCACGGCGAACATCAAAGGCAGTTTCACCACCGGACGATTGATCATTCCCGAAGGCAACTATTTTCGCTGGCCGGAAATCAAGTGTGGCGGCGCGGAGATCGGCGGCGAACTCGTGGGCAAACTTATGGCTGAAGGCACGGTGTTGCTCAAATCCACGGCGCGATTCTTCGGCGACATAGCAGCGCGCGGGCTGGTCGTCGAGAGCGGCGCGGTCGTGGTCGGCGCCATGAAAATTGGTGGCGTCATGTAG
- a CDS encoding TlpA family protein disulfide reductase, with product MKDRNFEIVSVAQDTGGAKDAGPWIEKAKLDYTVLIDTQHVVTRLYNMVNVPTAVWINEQGRIVRPNEVAYADNRYQALHGLDAAPYLDAIRDWVAKGEQSAFVLSEPELRARLTPPPPEWALAAAEFGLAEHLYRTGQTAASIRHYKEAQRLNPESWNYKRQAWTLSDAQRDYGTSFSKEVQKLNGKPYYAPRRLPELKKPD from the coding sequence TTGAAGGATCGGAATTTCGAGATTGTTTCCGTCGCGCAGGACACCGGAGGCGCGAAGGATGCGGGGCCGTGGATTGAGAAGGCGAAACTGGATTACACGGTTCTCATCGACACGCAGCACGTCGTCACCCGGCTCTACAACATGGTGAATGTGCCCACCGCCGTCTGGATCAACGAACAGGGTCGGATCGTTCGCCCCAATGAGGTCGCCTACGCCGACAATCGTTATCAGGCGCTGCACGGATTGGACGCCGCGCCCTACCTCGACGCGATTCGCGATTGGGTGGCCAAGGGCGAACAAAGCGCGTTCGTGTTGAGTGAACCGGAATTAAGAGCGCGCCTGACACCGCCGCCACCCGAATGGGCGCTGGCGGCGGCAGAGTTCGGTCTGGCCGAGCACCTTTATCGCACGGGCCAGACCGCGGCCTCCATCCGGCATTACAAAGAAGCGCAGCGATTGAATCCGGAAAGTTGGAATTACAAACGGCAAGCCTGGACACTCTCGGACGCGCAACGCGATTACGGCACCAGCTTTTCCAAGGAAGTACAAAAGCTCAACGGGAAACCCTACTACGCTCCGCGCCGTCTGCCGGAACTGAAGAAGCCGGATTGA
- a CDS encoding RNA polymerase sigma factor, with product MPHLSFISARQGARAIIFQRIHRRQLSNQVKGRRMAATNDEKDWILRSQNGDHEAFEALVRSYQRMIHALTFRMTGSMADAEDLAQETFCQAYSQLASYRAEARFSSWLYRIAVNRCLNWKKRQARRAQLHEDWSSRQETVINPKTVLAQRVQEALLTLNVKQRAAIVLTIYDGMSHAEAARVLGCSETTVSWRVFAARNKLKRWLKTNAHE from the coding sequence ATGCCCCACTTGTCCTTTATTAGCGCTCGCCAAGGAGCACGGGCAATAATTTTTCAAAGGATCCATCGCCGCCAGTTGTCGAATCAGGTAAAAGGGCGCCGGATGGCCGCGACGAACGATGAGAAGGACTGGATTTTGCGAAGCCAGAACGGCGATCACGAAGCTTTTGAAGCATTGGTTAGAAGTTATCAGCGCATGATACACGCGCTCACATTTCGTATGACCGGTTCGATGGCGGACGCCGAAGATCTGGCGCAAGAGACTTTTTGCCAGGCCTACTCGCAGCTCGCCTCCTATCGGGCCGAAGCGAGATTTTCCTCATGGCTGTATCGAATTGCGGTAAATCGTTGTTTGAACTGGAAAAAACGCCAGGCACGACGCGCGCAGTTGCATGAGGACTGGAGCAGCCGCCAGGAAACCGTGATCAACCCAAAAACGGTCCTGGCACAGCGGGTGCAAGAGGCGCTGCTGACGCTGAATGTGAAGCAACGCGCTGCGATCGTGCTTACGATTTACGACGGGATGAGTCATGCGGAAGCGGCACGTGTTTTGGGCTGCTCGGAAACCACGGTTTCGTGGCGGGTTTTTGCGGCGCGTAATAAATTGAAACGCTGGTTGAAGACGAATGCTCATGAATAA
- a CDS encoding alpha/beta hydrolase, with translation MKQSTSSAARFSRNLLWIGCLLGATTLPLTALADEVSIIKKTYTYKSFANSTNSLQADVYRSADEKVKPVVIFIHGGALMMGGRGASTRPGSLFDVLLKAGYAVVSIDYRLAPQVKLPAILEDLEDACNWVHEKGSALFHIDPKEIVVMGQSAGGYLTQVAGYRVKPRPKALVSFWGYGDITGKWYGEPDAFYRTKPLVSKEDAWKPGGNLYLYCRQNGLWPKIVAGLDPVTQSKAFDPFCPVRNVTRDYPPTLLIHGTKDTDVPYELSVMMDKELTAKGVKHEFITIPDGGHGFGRNDAEIAARTYEKMVQFLKQF, from the coding sequence GTGAAACAATCGACCTCAAGCGCCGCCCGATTCTCGCGCAATCTGTTGTGGATTGGCTGCCTCCTTGGCGCGACTACCTTGCCGCTCACCGCACTTGCTGACGAGGTGAGCATAATCAAGAAGACCTACACGTACAAATCCTTCGCCAACTCAACCAACTCGCTTCAGGCCGATGTATATCGTTCTGCCGACGAGAAGGTGAAACCAGTCGTGATTTTCATTCACGGCGGCGCGTTGATGATGGGCGGTCGTGGGGCATCCACAAGACCCGGCTCGCTCTTCGACGTGTTGCTCAAGGCCGGTTATGCTGTCGTCTCCATCGACTATCGTCTCGCGCCGCAAGTGAAGTTGCCGGCGATCCTCGAAGACCTGGAAGACGCTTGCAACTGGGTGCATGAGAAAGGATCTGCGCTGTTTCATATCGACCCGAAGGAGATTGTGGTGATGGGACAATCGGCGGGAGGTTATCTGACTCAGGTCGCGGGTTATCGCGTCAAGCCCCGGCCCAAGGCGCTCGTTTCGTTCTGGGGTTACGGCGACATCACCGGCAAATGGTACGGCGAACCGGACGCGTTCTACCGCACGAAACCACTCGTATCAAAGGAAGATGCGTGGAAGCCCGGCGGGAATCTTTACCTCTATTGCCGCCAGAACGGCCTTTGGCCAAAAATCGTAGCCGGCCTCGACCCCGTCACACAATCCAAGGCGTTTGACCCGTTTTGTCCTGTGCGCAACGTCACCAGGGATTACCCGCCCACCTTGCTGATTCATGGCACCAAAGACACGGACGTGCCCTACGAACTTTCCGTGATGATGGACAAGGAACTCACCGCCAAGGGCGTGAAGCACGAGTTCATCACCATCCCCGACGGCGGCCACGGTTTTGGGCGGAACGATGCGGAGATTGCCGCCAGGACTTATGAGAAGATGGTGCAGTTCCTGAAACAATTTTGA
- a CDS encoding dienelactone hydrolase family protein, producing MKTSILVLLALAWTLAAKAQLHTEPVEYKQGNTKLEGWLAYDSSVKGKRPGVLIVHQWKGLTDYEKKRAEMLAKLGYNVFALDIYGKGVRPTNPKDAGAEAGKYKSDRALLRARAQAGLAILKQHELTDSKRVAAIGYCFGGTTVIELARSGADIAGVVSFHGGLDSPKPEDGKNIRCKVLALHGADDPFVPAKDLDAFEAEMKQSGVDYQLVKYKGAVHSFTDWNAGSDNSKGAAYNKRADEQSWEAMKQFFAKIFK from the coding sequence ATGAAAACTTCAATCCTCGTTCTGCTGGCTTTGGCATGGACGCTGGCCGCCAAAGCGCAACTGCACACTGAACCCGTGGAATACAAACAGGGCAACACCAAGTTGGAAGGCTGGCTCGCCTACGACTCGTCGGTCAAGGGCAAGCGTCCCGGCGTGCTCATCGTTCATCAATGGAAAGGACTCACCGACTATGAAAAGAAACGCGCGGAGATGCTGGCGAAACTCGGCTACAACGTTTTTGCGTTGGATATTTACGGCAAAGGAGTGCGCCCAACAAATCCCAAAGACGCCGGCGCCGAGGCCGGCAAATACAAAAGCGACCGCGCTCTGTTGCGGGCGCGTGCCCAAGCCGGGTTGGCCATTCTGAAGCAACACGAACTAACCGATTCGAAACGCGTTGCCGCCATCGGGTATTGTTTTGGTGGCACGACGGTGATCGAACTGGCACGCAGCGGCGCTGACATCGCGGGCGTGGTGAGTTTTCACGGTGGACTGGATTCGCCGAAGCCGGAGGATGGCAAGAACATCAGATGCAAAGTGCTCGCGCTGCACGGCGCGGATGATCCATTTGTTCCGGCCAAAGACCTCGACGCGTTTGAAGCTGAAATGAAGCAGTCAGGCGTTGATTACCAGTTGGTAAAATACAAAGGCGCCGTCCATAGCTTCACGGACTGGAACGCCGGCAGCGACAATTCCAAGGGAGCGGCCTACAACAAGCGGGCCGACGAACAATCGTGGGAAGCGATGAAGCAGTTCTTTGCGAAGATTTTCAAATAG
- a CDS encoding redoxin domain-containing protein: MAPDFTLPDLKGKAHSLSDFRGKKVLLITWASW, translated from the coding sequence ATGGCACCCGACTTCACGCTGCCGGACTTGAAAGGCAAGGCGCACTCACTCTCGGATTTTCGCGGCAAGAAGGTGCTGCTCATCACCTGGGCATCGTGGTGA
- a CDS encoding TonB C-terminal domain-containing protein, which yields MSRLQKKSVVASVTGHILLLALLFVGPAFLVVKYEPGGASKNKPPETTITVLPNQRVERTLHNADTPHSESSESPQPPGQTARKPSARTANRWPKVDISNPLIRSRSEYRKSIQDGESSEGMANRAAQVNEVLETIRKQSSTQGRSSPIIPEGRPVVDYQNLVEAVYENAWLPPDGLADDSVAVRVSVTVSRNGAVSSYQVLRLSGVFALDTSIAAVLDRVKAIGQPFPASDQATQRMFIINFHLKAKRTLE from the coding sequence ATGAGCCGACTTCAAAAAAAGAGCGTTGTCGCCTCGGTGACGGGGCATATCCTTTTGCTGGCGCTGTTGTTCGTCGGCCCGGCGTTCCTGGTGGTCAAGTATGAACCGGGCGGAGCGTCAAAAAACAAACCACCCGAAACGACAATAACAGTCTTGCCAAACCAGCGGGTCGAAAGAACTTTGCACAATGCTGACACCCCCCATTCAGAGAGTTCAGAATCACCGCAGCCACCTGGTCAAACTGCAAGAAAGCCGTCAGCACGGACGGCTAACCGGTGGCCGAAAGTTGATATTTCGAATCCCTTGATCCGCAGTCGCTCTGAATACCGAAAATCAATCCAAGACGGAGAAAGCTCCGAAGGGATGGCTAATCGTGCGGCACAAGTGAACGAGGTTTTGGAAACCATTCGCAAACAATCTTCCACCCAAGGCCGGAGCTCGCCAATAATTCCCGAAGGAAGACCTGTTGTTGATTACCAGAACTTGGTGGAAGCCGTTTATGAAAATGCCTGGCTCCCCCCAGACGGACTCGCGGATGACAGTGTGGCCGTCAGGGTATCGGTCACCGTTTCGCGCAATGGCGCTGTCTCCTCCTACCAGGTTCTCAGACTATCGGGAGTTTTCGCGTTGGACACCTCAATCGCGGCCGTGCTTGACCGGGTCAAAGCCATTGGCCAACCCTTTCCCGCCAGCGATCAAGCAACGCAACGCATGTTTATCATCAACTTCCATCTCAAAGCCAAACGCACTTTGGAATGA
- a CDS encoding penicillin acylase family protein → MKSKHAHYGARQSVGRTFRTQWLLTVWFAVVAGLLNPVHASESASPSIDAAAFARSVTIYRDQYGMPHIDGPTDESVIFGFAYCQAEDYLWQLEESYVAGLGRASELNGEAAYSGDWLNRLFEVPRLAREDFEKLPPKDRAVCAAFVAGINYYIEKNPGVKLRLLERFEPWYLMAFGRNVLLQTIYQGTHTAKSDFAKNSDATEAEFIGSNAYAIAPGRTKNHSTMLFSNPHQPYYGFGQFYEAHLHSGEGLNFSGATFFGSPLTTIGHNENMGWTFTVNKPNTGDAWQETFDDPGHPLNYKYGDGYRTATEWHDTIKVKTTNGMTEREVTFRKTHHGPIAEKINDTRQIAVNIAKFREAFYPRQSLQMLKAKNLSEFLNAMSRLEQHIYNVVYADRDGNILYLYNGIVPKRDPAFEAEKPLDGANPRTEWQGYHAFNELPRVLNPISGFVQNCNQTPFTTTDDGNPFPGNYPAYMIQKKEQNDDKRRARMARYLLRNVHDITFEKWETLCLDTTIYWALTELPKYKIQFEELKQTDPELARKAEPYFTHLLNWDCRGGVKSTQASLCVQWYEELVGPGFATKESLKPEMINNPKAQFQALVTAAEKLQHIYGNWKIAWGDIHRLQRQANVADLAKVPFSDKLPSVPTAGIPGTLGVAFTQYYTPPIPGHVDRSKQYAVVGNSFMGVFEFGKKTVRAKTLLQYGASSDPASPHFFDQAQLLSQRKFKESPFYWKDVVAQATRTYHPGEK, encoded by the coding sequence ATGAAATCCAAGCACGCTCATTACGGCGCCAGGCAATCGGTTGGCAGAACATTTCGCACTCAATGGCTCTTGACGGTCTGGTTTGCCGTGGTGGCCGGACTCCTGAATCCGGTTCACGCGAGCGAGTCAGCGTCGCCCAGCATCGACGCGGCGGCCTTCGCCCGCAGCGTCACCATTTATCGCGATCAATACGGAATGCCGCACATCGACGGGCCGACGGATGAATCCGTGATCTTCGGTTTCGCGTATTGTCAGGCGGAGGATTATTTGTGGCAGCTTGAAGAGTCGTATGTTGCCGGATTGGGACGGGCCAGCGAATTGAACGGGGAGGCGGCCTATTCCGGCGATTGGTTGAATCGACTGTTCGAGGTGCCGCGTCTGGCGCGGGAAGATTTCGAGAAACTTCCACCCAAGGACCGCGCCGTGTGTGCCGCGTTCGTCGCGGGCATCAACTATTACATCGAGAAAAATCCCGGCGTGAAATTGCGCCTGCTGGAACGCTTTGAGCCGTGGTATTTGATGGCCTTTGGTCGGAACGTCCTGTTGCAAACCATTTACCAGGGAACGCACACTGCCAAATCCGACTTCGCCAAGAACAGCGATGCAACCGAAGCAGAATTCATCGGGAGCAACGCTTACGCCATCGCTCCCGGCCGGACGAAGAACCATTCCACGATGCTTTTTTCCAATCCGCACCAGCCGTATTACGGCTTTGGTCAGTTTTACGAAGCGCACCTTCACAGCGGCGAGGGTCTGAATTTTTCCGGGGCCACTTTTTTCGGCAGTCCGCTTACCACCATTGGACACAATGAAAACATGGGGTGGACTTTCACGGTGAACAAGCCCAACACCGGCGATGCCTGGCAGGAAACGTTTGACGATCCCGGCCACCCGCTGAATTACAAGTATGGCGATGGTTATCGCACCGCGACCGAATGGCATGACACCATCAAAGTCAAAACGACCAATGGCATGACCGAGCGTGAGGTGACCTTTCGGAAAACACACCACGGCCCGATTGCCGAAAAGATCAACGACACCAGACAAATCGCGGTGAACATCGCCAAATTTCGCGAAGCCTTCTACCCGCGCCAATCGCTCCAGATGCTCAAGGCGAAAAACTTGTCCGAGTTTCTCAATGCCATGTCCCGCCTGGAGCAGCACATTTACAATGTCGTGTATGCCGACCGCGATGGAAACATCCTGTATCTTTACAACGGTATCGTGCCCAAGCGCGACCCGGCCTTCGAAGCCGAGAAACCACTGGATGGCGCCAATCCGCGCACCGAATGGCAGGGTTATCACGCCTTCAACGAATTGCCGCGCGTGTTAAATCCGATCTCGGGTTTTGTTCAGAACTGCAACCAGACTCCGTTCACCACCACGGACGATGGCAATCCGTTCCCCGGAAATTATCCTGCCTACATGATCCAGAAGAAGGAGCAGAACGACGATAAGCGCCGGGCGAGAATGGCGCGTTACCTCTTGCGCAATGTCCACGACATCACCTTCGAAAAATGGGAGACGCTGTGTCTGGACACGACCATTTACTGGGCGCTGACGGAGTTGCCAAAATACAAAATTCAGTTTGAAGAGTTGAAGCAGACCGACCCGGAACTTGCCCGCAAAGCCGAACCGTATTTCACTCATCTGTTGAACTGGGATTGCCGCGGCGGCGTGAAGTCCACGCAGGCAAGCCTCTGCGTTCAATGGTATGAGGAACTGGTCGGGCCAGGTTTTGCCACGAAAGAGAGCCTGAAACCGGAAATGATCAACAACCCCAAAGCGCAGTTTCAAGCGCTCGTGACGGCGGCGGAAAAGCTGCAACACATTTACGGCAATTGGAAAATTGCCTGGGGCGACATCCACCGACTGCAACGACAAGCCAACGTGGCAGACCTCGCCAAGGTTCCGTTCAGCGACAAATTGCCGAGTGTGCCTACGGCTGGCATTCCCGGCACCTTGGGAGTCGCGTTCACGCAGTATTACACCCCGCCAATCCCGGGGCACGTTGACCGTAGCAAGCAGTACGCGGTGGTGGGCAACAGTTTTATGGGTGTGTTCGAATTCGGGAAGAAGACGGTGCGCGCCAAAACTCTTCTGCAGTACGGCGCCAGCAGCGACCCGGCGTCGCCACACTTCTTCGACCAGGCGCAACTGCTCTCGCAACGCAAGTTCAAGGAATCTCCGTTCTACTGGAAAGACGTCGTGGCTCAGGCGACGAGGACATACCACCCGGGGGAAAAGTAA
- a CDS encoding DUF4864 domain-containing protein produces the protein MKPRLNTTIRLAALLIACVGLFFLYRWFHVVVNPDDELTYSEARGKPPAEAPSLQISADSRRRELTQIIKSQLAAFRDDDYVTAYTFAAAGVKTQYPLAAFERMVKGGYPVIARFKSAEFGVVRDNGEEAVVNVEVEGESGNVVHYQYFLRKEDAGWKINGVIAVKPKGTVA, from the coding sequence ATGAAACCACGCCTGAACACCACGATCCGCCTGGCGGCACTCTTGATCGCCTGTGTCGGCCTGTTCTTTTTGTACCGCTGGTTTCATGTCGTCGTGAATCCAGACGACGAACTGACCTACTCGGAAGCGCGCGGAAAACCACCGGCCGAAGCACCGTCGTTGCAGATCAGCGCGGACTCGCGGCGCCGGGAATTGACCCAGATCATCAAGTCCCAACTCGCCGCCTTCCGCGACGATGATTACGTGACGGCATATACTTTCGCCGCCGCCGGCGTCAAGACGCAGTATCCACTGGCGGCGTTTGAGCGGATGGTCAAGGGCGGCTATCCGGTCATCGCGCGGTTCAAGTCGGCGGAGTTCGGCGTGGTGCGCGACAACGGCGAGGAAGCGGTTGTGAACGTGGAGGTGGAAGGTGAATCCGGCAACGTCGTGCACTACCAATATTTTTTGCGAAAGGAAGACGCGGGCTGGAAAATCAACGGCGTCATCGCGGTCAAGCCGAAGGGCACCGTGGCTTAG
- a CDS encoding ABC transporter ATP-binding protein: MKRNRQPPTLAVARLRIQRGDTLILDDLSWRVERGQHWVILGANGSGKTSLLSALAGYLMPTAGEIEVLGHRYGHTDWRELRKQIGLVSSSIRQMMAAAEPALETVVSGKYAMIDLWGRVTAADRVRGMRILKQIECAHLAERPWLYLSQGERQRVLIGRALMANPRLLILDEPCAGLDPVAREHFLQFLQRLGRRKAAPALVQVTHHVEEIMPVFFHVLILKNGRLLAVGKRPMVLSSRQLSRAFGAPVRLRRLKGRYTLAVAPQAGVVI, encoded by the coding sequence ATGAAACGAAACCGTCAACCACCGACGTTGGCCGTCGCTCGCTTGCGCATCCAACGCGGCGACACGCTGATCCTGGACGATCTCTCCTGGCGAGTCGAACGCGGTCAGCACTGGGTCATCCTCGGCGCAAATGGTTCTGGCAAGACTTCATTATTGAGCGCGCTGGCGGGCTATCTGATGCCGACCGCTGGAGAAATTGAAGTCCTTGGCCACCGTTATGGGCACACAGACTGGCGCGAGTTGCGAAAGCAAATCGGCCTCGTCAGTTCAAGCATTCGCCAAATGATGGCGGCTGCCGAGCCAGCGCTGGAAACCGTCGTCAGCGGCAAATACGCCATGATAGATCTGTGGGGGCGCGTCACGGCCGCCGACCGCGTGCGCGGGATGCGCATTTTGAAACAAATCGAGTGCGCGCACCTTGCCGAACGTCCCTGGCTTTATCTCTCGCAGGGCGAACGACAACGCGTGCTCATCGGTCGCGCGCTCATGGCCAATCCGCGGCTCTTGATTCTCGATGAACCGTGCGCCGGTCTCGACCCCGTCGCCCGCGAACACTTCCTGCAATTTCTCCAGCGCCTGGGTCGCCGGAAAGCGGCGCCGGCGCTGGTGCAAGTGACCCATCACGTGGAAGAAATCATGCCGGTCTTTTTCCATGTCCTCATTCTGAAGAATGGCCGTCTGCTGGCCGTAGGTAAGAGGCCGATGGTTTTAAGCTCCCGACAACTTTCCCGGGCGTTCGGAGCACCGGTTCGATTGAGGAGGCTGAAGGGCCGCTACACATTAGCCGTCGCCCCACAAGCGGGCGTGGTGATTTGA
- a CDS encoding curli assembly protein CsgG, with protein MKTIRAILLTALLVSAALARAAEPQVLTVAVFDFESKDEVVRDLGPKVAALINANLSAESQIITVERAELEKVLGEQELGLSGTVSAESAAKVGHLTGAKVLVTGRVFKADKELIVVAKVIGTETSRVYGELVKGAASASMTDLSAELAKKIAATVSAKGDTLVAKVETREERIAKIKKALKSDKRPAVSVKIAEQHHAGQVRQIIDPAAETEFGKILQECGFNLVDDKSPQKADIEIIGEAFSAFGLRKGNLISCKARVEIKARRRTGEILVVDRQTSVAVDVTEQTAAKTALQNAAIEVAERVVPNLTR; from the coding sequence ATGAAAACTATCCGAGCTATTCTTCTCACTGCACTGCTCGTATCTGCTGCCCTTGCACGTGCTGCCGAGCCGCAAGTTCTCACCGTCGCCGTCTTCGACTTCGAGTCGAAGGACGAAGTTGTGCGCGACCTTGGCCCCAAAGTCGCCGCACTCATCAACGCGAACCTGTCGGCCGAATCGCAAATTATCACTGTGGAACGGGCGGAGTTGGAGAAGGTGTTGGGCGAACAGGAACTGGGTCTGTCCGGAACCGTCAGTGCCGAGAGCGCAGCGAAAGTCGGCCATTTGACCGGCGCCAAAGTGCTCGTCACCGGGCGCGTGTTCAAGGCGGACAAGGAATTGATTGTCGTTGCCAAGGTCATCGGCACGGAAACCAGCCGCGTTTATGGCGAGTTGGTCAAAGGTGCGGCGAGCGCATCGATGACTGACCTGTCGGCGGAACTGGCGAAGAAAATTGCAGCGACGGTTTCTGCGAAGGGCGACACGCTCGTGGCCAAGGTCGAAACGCGTGAGGAACGCATCGCCAAAATCAAGAAGGCGTTGAAGTCCGACAAGCGGCCTGCAGTTTCGGTGAAAATCGCCGAGCAGCATCATGCCGGGCAGGTTCGGCAGATCATTGATCCGGCCGCCGAGACGGAATTCGGGAAGATACTTCAAGAGTGTGGCTTCAACCTCGTGGACGACAAATCGCCGCAGAAAGCGGACATCGAAATAATCGGCGAGGCGTTCAGCGCATTCGGTCTGCGCAAAGGGAATTTGATTTCGTGCAAAGCCCGCGTTGAGATCAAGGCCCGAAGAAGAACGGGCGAAATCCTGGTGGTGGACCGCCAAACCTCCGTGGCCGTGGACGTGACGGAGCAAACCGCGGCGAAGACCGCGCTGCAAAACGCAGCAATAGAGGTGGCAGAGCGTGTTGTTCCAAATCTGACGCGCTAG
- a CDS encoding tetratricopeptide repeat protein: MQSLEPPDIHYLRAAIGWLELGNNVEARTELGKITMAQQNHPDVLEVRWLICAEEKSWGAALEAARLLVRRAPKRSSGWVHQAYALRRAPDGGLHAAWEALLPAHEKFPKEMIIPYNLACYACQLNQFEEALTWLKRALRIGRKERIKEMALNDPDLQPLWEAIRKL; this comes from the coding sequence ATGCAATCACTTGAACCACCCGACATCCATTATTTGAGGGCCGCGATTGGCTGGTTGGAACTGGGCAATAACGTCGAAGCCCGGACGGAGCTTGGGAAGATAACGATGGCGCAACAGAACCATCCGGACGTGCTGGAAGTTCGCTGGCTGATTTGCGCCGAAGAAAAAAGCTGGGGGGCGGCTTTGGAAGCTGCCCGCCTGCTGGTCCGCCGTGCGCCAAAGCGCTCTTCCGGCTGGGTACATCAAGCTTACGCCTTGCGTCGCGCGCCAGACGGCGGACTGCATGCGGCGTGGGAGGCGTTACTCCCGGCCCATGAAAAGTTCCCTAAAGAGATGATCATTCCATACAACCTCGCCTGCTACGCCTGTCAGTTGAACCAGTTTGAGGAGGCGCTGACCTGGCTCAAGCGCGCCCTGAGAATTGGCAGGAAAGAGAGAATCAAAGAGATGGCCCTCAACGATCCCGATCTGCAGCCACTCTGGGAGGCGATCCGCAAACTTTGA
- a CDS encoding polymer-forming cytoskeletal protein, whose protein sequence is MNTTGNSSKNVLASDVEIKGNLKFTGEMNFDGKLDGEIHSDGTLSLGENAVINGNINVNTVTVRGKVTGNITAKDKIEIKAKTELFGDIRASKLTIEEGVTYVGKTEVNPNKAVPTPAAAPRAAEAPKSPELHKLGAR, encoded by the coding sequence ATGAATACAACAGGCAATTCTTCAAAAAACGTGCTGGCCTCCGACGTGGAGATCAAGGGCAACCTCAAATTTACCGGTGAAATGAATTTCGACGGCAAACTGGACGGTGAAATCCACTCCGACGGCACGCTGAGCCTCGGCGAAAATGCCGTCATCAACGGCAACATCAACGTCAACACTGTCACGGTGCGCGGCAAAGTCACCGGCAACATCACCGCCAAGGACAAAATTGAAATCAAAGCCAAGACGGAATTGTTCGGGGACATTCGCGCCTCCAAGCTGACCATTGAGGAAGGGGTGACGTATGTCGGCAAGACCGAGGTGAACCCCAACAAGGCCGTGCCCACGCCGGCAGCCGCCCCGCGTGCAGCCGAAGCGCCCAAGTCCCCTGAGCTTCACAAACTGGGTGCGCGTTAA